The sequence CGCACCGACGGCGGTCCAGTCCGCGTCCTCGAGCGCGACGAGGACGGCGTCGACCCGCTCCTCCTCGGTGACCACGTGGCGGGCGCGCGCCCGCAACACCGGGTCGGCGATGTCGGCGAGGTCCGCGGCGGTGGCGCCACGCAGCTGCGGGCGCCCCAGCGCGTCGGCAGCGGCCGCGCACTCACGCCGCCGGTCGGCGTACCCCTCCTCGGTGGCGAGGTCGTGGGCGTGCCCGGTGTCGATGACCTGCAGCGTCAGCCCGGCGTCGGCCGGGGCGAGCGGCACGGAGCGTCGCGACCCGTCGCCGAAGTCGAGCAGGAGTGCGTGACCGGCCGAACCGCGCATGGCGACCGCCTGGTCCATGCCACCGGTGGGCGCGCCGACGAACTCGGTCTCGGCCCGGTGGCACGCGGCGGCGAGACGGTCGCGTGTCGCATCGTCGACCAGGCCGCCCCGGAGTCCGGCCACGGCGGTGGCCACCGCACAGCCCAGGGCCGCCGAGCTCGCGAGTCCGGCCCCGGGCGGGACGGCGCCGTCGATGGCCACGTCCATCCCCGGCACCGGCCAGCCGTCCTCGGCGAGCGCCCACAGCACCCCGAGCGGGTGGGCACTCCAGTCGCGGCGTACACCGGGCCGCAGGTCGCCGAACTCCACGGTCACCGCGGCGCCCGCCTGCACGCTGCGCACCGTGACCCGGGGACTGGGTCGGGGGCGGAGCACCACCGTGGTCCGCAGGTCGATCGCGAAGGGCAGGCACCGCCCGCCGTTGTAGTCGGTGTGCTCCCCGATCAGGTTGACCCGTCCGGGGGCGCTCGCCTCGATCACCACGGCCCCATCCTGACGCACCGGCACGGGTAGATTCGGGAGGGTGCGATTCCTCGACGGGCACGCCCCCGCCCACGACCTGACCTATGACGACGTGTTCATGGTGCCGCGCCGCTCCGCGGTCGGCAGCCGGTACGACGTCTCCCTGGCCACCAACGACGGCGCCGGCACCACGGTGCCCCTGGTCGTGGCGAACATGACCGCGATCGCGGGCAAGCGGATGGCCGAGACGGTCGCCCGTCGCGGCGGACTCGTCGTCATCCCGCAGGACATCCCGGCCCACGTGGTCGCCGACGTGGTGACCTACGTCAAGCAGCGGCACCTGGTGTTCGAGACCCCGATCCAGCTGCGCCCGGACCAGACGGTCTCCCACGCGCTGTCACTGATCCCCAAGCGGTCGCACGGCGCCGCCGTGGTGGTCTCCGACGGCCTGCCGGTCGGCATCGTCACCGGCTCGGACTGCGCGGAGGTCGACCGGTTCGCCCAGGTCGAGCAGGTGATGCGGCCCGTGGAGGTCGAGGTCGCCGCGACCACCGACCCGCGGACTGTCTTCGACGCCGTCGACGCCGCCCGCGCACCGCTGGCGGTCGGCGTTGACGAGGACGGCTCGCTCGTCGGCGTGCTGACCCGGACCGGCGCCCTCCGGGCGACGCTGTACGACCCCGCGGTCGACGCGCAGGGCCGCCTGCGGATCGGCGCCGCGATCGGCGTCAACGGCGACGTGGCGGGCAAGGCGAAGCTGCTGCTCGACGCCGGGGTGGACCTGTTGGTCGTCGACACGGCCCACGGCCACCAGGACCGGATGCTGGAGGCACTGGCGGCGGTGCGCGGCCTCGACCCGGCGGTGCCGGTCGTGGCGGGCAACGTCGTCGACGCCGACGGCACCCGTGCGCTGGTCGACGCCGGCGCCGACATCGTCAAGGTCGGTGTCGGACCCGGCGCGATGTGCACCACGCGGATGATGACCGGTGTCGGTCGACCGCAGTTCTCCGCGGTGCTGGAGTGCGCGGCCGCTGCCCGCGAGCTCGGGGCCCAGGTGTGGGCCGACGGGGGAGTGCGCCACCCCCGCGACGTCGCGCTGGCGCTGGCCGCCGGAGCGGGTTCGGTGATGATCGGGTCGTGGTTCGCCGGCACCCACGAGTCGCCGGGCGACCTGCTCGAGGACGCCGACGGGCGGCCGTTCAAGGTCTCCTTCGGCATGGCCTCCGCCCGGGCGGTCGCCAACCGGACGGGCACCGAGAGCGCCTTCGACCGTGCCCGGAAGGGCCTCTACGAGGAGGGCATCTCCTCCTACCGCATGTACCTGGACCCGCAGCGACCGGGCGTGGAGGACCTCATCGACCAGGTCTGTGCCGGGGTGCGTTCCTCCTTCACCTACGCCGGCGCGACCGACCTGCCGTCCTTCCACGAGCGCGCCGTGGTGGGGGTGCAGTCCGCCGCGGGCTTCCACGAGGGTCGGCCGCTGCCCACCGGGTGGTGAACCAGCGGCGACTCAACGGCTGCTGGAGGCGCGACGTCCCTTCGTGATGCCGACGAAGTCCTGGTGGAGGTCGCTGTCGTCCTCGC comes from Nocardioides panacisoli and encodes:
- a CDS encoding GuaB1 family IMP dehydrogenase-related protein, which codes for MVPRRSAVGSRYDVSLATNDGAGTTVPLVVANMTAIAGKRMAETVARRGGLVVIPQDIPAHVVADVVTYVKQRHLVFETPIQLRPDQTVSHALSLIPKRSHGAAVVVSDGLPVGIVTGSDCAEVDRFAQVEQVMRPVEVEVAATTDPRTVFDAVDAARAPLAVGVDEDGSLVGVLTRTGALRATLYDPAVDAQGRLRIGAAIGVNGDVAGKAKLLLDAGVDLLVVDTAHGHQDRMLEALAAVRGLDPAVPVVAGNVVDADGTRALVDAGADIVKVGVGPGAMCTTRMMTGVGRPQFSAVLECAAAARELGAQVWADGGVRHPRDVALALAAGAGSVMIGSWFAGTHESPGDLLEDADGRPFKVSFGMASARAVANRTGTESAFDRARKGLYEEGISSYRMYLDPQRPGVEDLIDQVCAGVRSSFTYAGATDLPSFHERAVVGVQSAAGFHEGRPLPTGW
- a CDS encoding galactokinase is translated as MVIEASAPGRVNLIGEHTDYNGGRCLPFAIDLRTTVVLRPRPSPRVTVRSVQAGAAVTVEFGDLRPGVRRDWSAHPLGVLWALAEDGWPVPGMDVAIDGAVPPGAGLASSAALGCAVATAVAGLRGGLVDDATRDRLAAACHRAETEFVGAPTGGMDQAVAMRGSAGHALLLDFGDGSRRSVPLAPADAGLTLQVIDTGHAHDLATEEGYADRRRECAAAADALGRPQLRGATAADLADIADPVLRARARHVVTEEERVDAVLVALEDADWTAVGAALTASHRSLRDDFAASTSALDLAVDSALTAGALGARLVGGGFGGSAVALTPRDRAADVRDAVDAAFAAADLPPPGHHEVTPAAGASVTSAQRWTARGPGAPR